Proteins encoded within one genomic window of Pedobacter africanus:
- a CDS encoding choice-of-anchor I family protein, with the protein MRRFLLFALSLTIGITSCKKDKTPGEEPDFFVNEDAATFAEIGTIDIGETGAAEISAYDPETKKLFVVKNENEGLPNQVNRIEVIDFKNPSAMTVISDIGMEPFGGAVNSLTVHSGKLAAAIQAGDKTANGKIVVFKTSDHSVISQVTVGALPDMVTFSPDGKYIMSANEGEPNATYTIDPEGSVSIISVNENYAVTTVNFSSMASQQNALMQKGFRIFGPNSTFVKDIEPEYITISSDSKTAWVTLQENNGIAKIDIPSKTISNIFPLGFKDYSLDGTEIDPTDDNKAYAAAKWPVKGIYMPDAIAVLESNGIPYLFTANEGDAREYDTFVEVKRVKDKTITLDPTKFPDWAELKKDGKLGRLNITTTLGDIDGDGDLDELYSLGARSFSVWNGSNGSLVFDSKNELDKKTVEAETYDDGRSDDKSVEPEGIAIGTVGNKKVAFVGMERADAVAVYDLTNPASPVFLKLLKCGDAPEGLLFIPAKDSPTKKSLLVVSSEGDGVVKVYTPKTIG; encoded by the coding sequence ATGAGAAGATTTTTACTATTTGCACTTTCTTTAACAATTGGTATTACCAGCTGCAAAAAAGACAAAACCCCAGGTGAAGAGCCCGATTTTTTTGTGAATGAAGACGCGGCTACTTTCGCTGAAATTGGCACAATTGATATTGGCGAAACCGGGGCTGCCGAAATATCTGCCTACGATCCCGAGACCAAAAAGCTCTTTGTGGTAAAAAATGAGAACGAGGGTCTGCCAAACCAGGTTAACCGCATCGAAGTAATCGATTTCAAGAATCCTTCAGCAATGACAGTCATCAGCGACATTGGCATGGAGCCATTTGGTGGTGCAGTAAACAGTCTGACCGTACACTCCGGTAAGCTTGCGGCCGCTATACAAGCCGGAGATAAAACGGCTAACGGTAAAATAGTGGTATTTAAAACCAGTGACCACAGCGTCATCAGTCAGGTTACAGTAGGTGCCTTGCCGGATATGGTTACTTTCTCGCCGGATGGCAAATACATCATGAGCGCCAACGAGGGCGAACCAAATGCAACATACACCATCGATCCGGAAGGCAGCGTATCCATCATTTCAGTAAATGAAAATTACGCCGTCACCACAGTAAACTTCTCCTCCATGGCCAGCCAGCAAAATGCACTGATGCAGAAAGGCTTTCGCATCTTTGGCCCCAACAGTACATTTGTGAAAGACATAGAACCGGAATACATCACTATATCTTCAGATTCCAAAACCGCCTGGGTAACCCTGCAGGAGAACAACGGCATCGCTAAAATAGATATCCCTTCCAAAACCATCAGCAATATTTTTCCGCTAGGCTTTAAAGACTATAGCCTTGATGGCACTGAAATAGACCCTACCGACGACAACAAGGCCTATGCTGCAGCAAAATGGCCAGTAAAAGGAATTTATATGCCAGATGCCATTGCTGTATTGGAAAGCAACGGCATTCCATATTTGTTTACAGCTAATGAGGGCGATGCCCGTGAGTACGACACTTTTGTAGAGGTAAAACGGGTAAAAGACAAAACCATTACGCTAGATCCAACTAAGTTTCCTGACTGGGCCGAGCTGAAGAAAGATGGCAAACTAGGAAGGCTTAACATAACCACTACCCTAGGTGATATTGATGGAGATGGAGATCTGGATGAACTGTACTCGCTTGGTGCCCGGTCTTTCAGTGTATGGAACGGAAGCAACGGCAGTCTGGTATTCGACAGTAAAAACGAGCTTGACAAGAAAACAGTTGAAGCAGAAACCTATGATGATGGCAGAAGTGACGATAAAAGCGTAGAGCCTGAAGGCATAGCGATTGGTACAGTCGGTAATAAAAAAGTAGCCTTTGTAGGCATGGAACGTGCAGATGCAGTAGCTGTTTATGATCTGACAAATCCTGCCAGTCCGGTGTTCCTTAAACTGTTGAAATGCGGAGATGCACCTGAAGGTTTACTCTTCATCCCGGCCAAAGACAGTCCGACCAAAAAAAGCCTGCTTGTGGTCAGTAGCGAAGGCGATGGGGTAGTAAAAGTATACACACCTAAAACGATCGGTTAA
- a CDS encoding FadR/GntR family transcriptional regulator, with protein sequence MKSFIETIRSIEVESPVDKIIGQLKQLITSGQLQPGDRLPAERILAEKFGVGRSYVREAILKLEFYGLLRTNPQSGTYVSGLSIKVLDNIITDIIKFNKEDFNALLEARYYLELDAVKLAAERRTEQDLINLKEAMLDYETKTNNNQDAVEEDMLFHIAIARASKNSVIESMILILIPDLIKSIVESKICGDNRGKLAMAEHRNILTAIENQDIDAAENAVAAHLNDMFQISRAGFSAQRIINDQ encoded by the coding sequence ATGAAATCATTTATAGAGACCATCCGGTCCATAGAAGTAGAATCACCGGTAGACAAGATCATAGGTCAGCTGAAACAACTGATTACCAGCGGACAATTGCAGCCTGGCGATCGTTTGCCAGCTGAGAGAATCCTTGCCGAAAAATTCGGTGTGGGTCGCAGCTACGTACGTGAAGCCATATTAAAGCTTGAATTTTACGGATTGCTCAGAACAAACCCTCAAAGCGGAACGTATGTATCTGGGCTGAGCATTAAGGTACTGGACAACATCATTACCGACATCATCAAGTTTAACAAAGAAGATTTTAACGCACTCTTGGAAGCAAGGTATTATCTGGAACTGGATGCAGTAAAATTGGCCGCAGAAAGAAGGACCGAGCAGGACCTCATTAACCTGAAGGAAGCCATGCTTGATTACGAGACCAAAACCAATAACAACCAGGATGCAGTTGAGGAAGACATGCTTTTCCACATCGCCATAGCCAGGGCATCAAAAAATTCTGTGATTGAATCCATGATCCTGATCCTGATACCAGACCTCATTAAAAGTATTGTAGAAAGTAAAATTTGTGGCGACAACCGTGGCAAACTGGCCATGGCCGAGCATAGAAATATATTAACAGCCATAGAAAACCAGGATATTGATGCTGCCGAAAATGCGGTAGCCGCACACCTTAACGATATGTTCCAGATTAGCAGAGCCGGATTTTCTGCTCAAAGAATAATTAATGACCAGTAA